The Phyllopteryx taeniolatus isolate TA_2022b chromosome 4, UOR_Ptae_1.2, whole genome shotgun sequence genome includes the window GCTATTTCCTGAGCCAGATAAAGTCCTTAAATTCCCTGTAAATTTCATTCATATAGTTGTTTCGAAAAACATTACAGATACagcttaataaattaaataaattaagaatAGTggcaaaagcttaatttaggtAGTGGACTCGCCAACAAGATAGACgtcttgatttttttattttgaagactcattttatatatttggcGATTTTTCTTTCCCAATCATTCAAATtagcagggttgttaacaacacccatttctgttgtgtgtcaaatttacatattTCACTTGACAAGGACTTCAAAATCCATCTTGAGGATAATTATCCAACAAGTGAACCATCTCAACACTTTTAATGTAATTGATAAGTACATTAGTCCGAATTTTATATTGTTTACCATTTCGATCGTGTCTGTTTCTCGCTTTTATCGGTTAAGCACATTCAATGTCGCTGTGAAAAAGGTTGAAACCTTTGGTaggtttggagaaaaaaaaaaaaaaacacttgttccTCTCACCTTTTCTGCTCCACTTGGATAATTCcgcttcattttcctcacaatGTTCCAGCAGGTTTGTTCTCCTGAATCAACGATGAGCATTAGAAGTAAGAAAGTGGAAGAGTCCATTGCGTGAGAAGCGATCATGATACATTAagcattttgatgtgtttttttttaaggatgttAATTAAGACTAAAACATTTGCTTTaaattgaaggggaaaaaagcgctatagaaaatggataaatgttgTAGTAGGTGGTTGAAGTGTGTATTTTGGGAAACCATTGATTGCTGTATTAAAGCAGAGAAATTGTTAAAATGACAGCGAGATATTGTGTTTTGTCGATACAAATTATTATAGAATCCCCTACCCTCAGCAAGTTGTTCTTTCAATTCAAAGTATCTGAAAATCAAATGATTGcaatcacatttttattaccCTGCAAATTAAGTCCTTGTCTCTTCTTTTCTGCCAAAAAtgtatcccaaaaaaaacatcaaagtgCTTTGAAATGGGCAAATGAAGTGTAACAGATTAGCTTGGAAGTGAGTTAGCTGCATCCATTCTCaactgagacaaaaaaaaaaaaaaataatacggGCAGGCACTTGTTGTCTTTTGAGGTATttgcacaaacaaacagcatCGCAGACTTGgtctttaacacattcactgccattgacggctttagaagtcaaacatccatgttaagtggaaggctggcagtgaatttaaAAGGCTTTTCGTGGGGGTTGCTGAGCGTGGCCTACTGGTGGTGGAGCACACCGTCAGGTTCGGGGTAGCCAAACAGCTCAAAGTCTGGTTGGTAAAGCTTGTACAGCTCTGTCCTCATTGAAACAGGAATCTGCGCAAACCAATCTCTTTCCCAGCTGGCCGCAGTTCGGTTTCTCGCCCCCGAGGGGAAGCGCAGCAGATGATCCACTTGCAGAAGCTTCAGAAGGTGGTCGGCGTCCGTCTCTAGCGTTTCCAGTCGTCCGATGAAGTCGTACTTCACCTGGCATGGATGGCAGAGACGGTAAACCTAAAACCCATAAATACACATGCATGGAAAAATGGTCGCGTTCTGCACGTACCAGTGAgatttatttcactgtgtagATGAGATCTAGAAGTGACAAAAATGTCCTTTAGTGTACAACGCGTATCCAGCTGCTATATTCAAACAGTCGTTTAAAAATTCAAGTTGAGTTGGCCTGGCGCCCAGTGCTCGAGTTGCTGGACTAAATCCTCATTAGGGGTAAGGGAAGATTAGGTTAATTAGGTGCACGACAAAAAGAATGTAAATTGCATTTCCAGTGAGTACGCTGTAAAAAAGAAGAACATTAAGGTCTGACCTTTGGAGTTTATATTGTAAAATCAGCTAGGTTTTTGCGTCAGATTGAATGTCGAATAtaaatctggtgaaattttcatttaCAGGTCAAAGTAAGGGCTTGTCTACGATTCAAAACCTGGAACTCTCGGCAACAATAATATTCCACTAATTAATATTAAAGACCCTCGAGTCAGTAGGACCACTGGGGAGGGTCATAAACCGAACCCAGATCCTATAAagttttctaatattttctgGGACAGTCAAAACTAATCATTGTTATCTTTgcactatactgtatacagtgatATTAATTTTCCAGCCTTGTTTGCTTTGTGAGGTATTCAAACTTGGCTGCGGTGTCACAAGTTAGTGTGTCATTCTTGAAGCTGAACTGCATAAAAAGGGGCCTTTATTTGAATTACCGCACCTGCCAAAATAAAGTTTACATTAGCACACTGTACACTTTATTGCAGTAATATAAAGTAGTACAACGGAAACACACGCATGAGGTCATTGGTATACACTAGTCTGGACATTTAGTAACAATcaagcagtggtgggaagtaacgaagtacaaatacttcttaaataaaaaactaagaaataCTGTAGTCAAGCATAGATACCTCTATACAGTAAAGAAGTCTTCGTTACTGTCTTAACTTTTATAATGTGTTTTACAAGAAATATAACACTCTACAGTAATACAGTAATaagtaaatataatgtaaagaattaaacagattcTGACACATTATGTGCTTGAATTCAATGGACGtgtgtgcgcaccttggccacctgggggcagtaaaaTTAAGACAGAGGCGcacacgaagaagagtttcacaactgactcagtaatctgcagtaatattaccagttgtcttttttttttttttttacacaagtactgagcgtgagtacttttgccactgcACATAGGAGGTGCTAGCTCCACTCTAATGTAATTTGTGTTACCTGGCGCCAGTGTTCATTGAAGAAGCTCTCCTTCTCCGTTTCCGCATCCAGCAGGTATGAGACGAACTGCTGGAAGGTGGGTTTGATCCCGGACGCAAACGCCTCAGCCGCCGTTTCCGGCAAACTCCCTGATAGGTTGCCGTAGCGACGCAAGATGACCGAGCCAAACTGGCGGTAAAAGTCCTCGTTGGGCCTGACGGTCACAACACAAGACAGGTTGAGTAACGCCCTCACGCATCCCGGCGTCTTTCTGGTCGTCGCACCTTCCGAACTTGTTCCTGAAGGCGGAGATGAGGCGGACAAAAGGGTCCCGTACAAACAGGAACTTGGTGTAGTGCTGGAGCTTGAGCGCCATCAGGTGGCGGGACAGAGAGCCATAATGGCGCCAAAACCTGGTGGACACAGCATATGTaaaaagtaggctttacacaatcaggatttttagggccgatcagcgagtttaaaaaaaacgatcaccgatccgatcacaagatggcggaatgtgtctatttatatgacctgttcatttactgtatatacttgtgtacttaattgctcaaacatTTATacttataataaataatgtatctttgttcctatttgccagtgaggcatagtgacagacagaacaaatgaatggtcttctatgagatggcaggaagtaaatacagtaattaatgtagccacttacatgacagaaataatgggtgctaatttactgtaatgaaattactttatttttaattaaatgacttcatccactgaaactttagagcatgattcgacagaacggcggcacaTTTACGTCCAACAGTTCGTGGTACCGCTAtgttgctaggctacataaagttgcctgcttgtgagccgtatcgtattaaaagtacgtgaacatacctcaagcaagccttaaatgaacatcctctcctgtcctgagcaccggtgaccaccaacacacgttttcccccattttgtccttacaaTACAAATTcgacgcgctccactcttgttgtcgtcgccacggtaacgagtgtatccggtcgcatttgagttgacaagataaagcccaatgatcgtaaaaaacgggatgcggtgttatcggaatacaagattttattgcggtagtctgacatagtgcaatcgcgaaagagcaaatttgtcttgtcgtctgatccgggcattacgtgttgtctgtcccacaccgccgacatgttttttttttttttttaataacttcactggccgtcagatatttacagtactacatcaaaagacgcgacaaggctaaaaataaactagcttttggattcaagtatactgtgcacgcggcgacgcagagtaaatgtcttttgcggagccgatcaacgACGGCCGATCaacgacgtcattgatcggatctgcgaattatgacattaaagctgatcagcataaaatgctaagtatcggccgataccgatcagcccgataaaatcggtgtaaagtctcgtAAAAAGATGGTATACATTTTTTGTATTACCGCGTTCCCCTGCATAGTCAACGATTTTCTATTTGcaaatttgcatatttatttatttttttaacctagcTTTTCCAATATAGTAATATTgcttaggcgccatcttgtggcatcttggcatcaaggaactatgtttaagtaaggggaggagcttcatttagtcagagCATAGCCTTttctaacaaaaataaataaatcctttgcagccatcttgtggcatgtacAGGCAATTACAACCTTTTTAGGGGGGTCAATTAGTCATGGATTTTCGCTATTGCAGCAAGGTGCGGTTCCTAATACTGTGCAGTGAACCCCCGATTACCACAgtggatacattccagacccacctgcacTGGGTCatagaccatataaaaaaaaataataataaaaaaatgtaaatagtttTACCCGTCCcccacactttaaacacatttgaagtgATTAAAACACACCTATAAAACAAATTGTTAACGTGTAAAATGTTAACACTTGTAGAGATTTGTAGACAGAAGTCTCTCTTGTTGATATTTATCGGTTTCGCACCTTTTTTAAAGGGAGattttgtatactgtaaaaaaacgTGTGAAAAATGGTTgcttgaaaatctgcgatatagcaggGGAACGCTTTGTTGCAAGCTCCAAATCTTCTTTttgcagctaaaaaaaaataaagaacaagGCCATGCATGGAAGGAGTCAGATAAGAGTCAGGTGATTCAGCTTCACCAAGTCACGCAAGCACAGAGAGCTGCCGCCGCCAACACGTGAAGAAAGATCCGCCTGTGCTACCTGCTCTTTCCACTCTCCTCTTCCAGCTCAGTAAACAACTCATTTTTTGGCCCATGGATAGTTGTCAAAACACGTGCTCTAAATGTTACGGTGGAGTTTCACACGCACACTGCACACAGGAAAATATCTCGTCACAAGAGGAACGGGGACGTACATTCACTCGCACATCCAGCTGGACAGGGGTTAGGAGTTAACAgcaaggttgttttcatacaaaatATCCAAGAGAACAACAATAATATTACTAATAAGTGataaatattaataacaataagGCAGAGATTCTGCTTCACTTATTGAAATCAAATTAGTCAAGTTACTTGATGAATCATTTCAGCCCTAGATAAGTTTACATTGTGCGTTGTACTataattgtcctttttttagACTAAATCATACATTggtgtgaatatgtgtgtgtgattggttgtttgtctatatgtcccatgtgattggctggagacaAATCCAGgttaatccaaaaaaaaaaaaaagtacagaagaCCCTCGCTATTTTgccgggggatagggaccgggccggACTGTGAATAGAAAAAATTGGCGTATAATTGACGGACATTAGAATtgcattgaaatattttttttcgtctttttttttttaacccaaaaaaatattgaaaaaaaaaacaaaacctggaaatcaaaaaaaaaattgggaaaaaaaaaatcgccgaATTGGTGAATCTGAGGCTGCTAAACTGCGAGTTCTAAGTTGCTCCGAACGTCATGGCATCATAAGAAACCATAATTTCTTTGGTGGAGGTGCTCAATAATGTGTCATACTTGGCAAAAGTGAGGTGAAGTGAGGAGTTATGCACGAGGTCCGGGGGAACCGATTCCGGGTCAGTGTAAGGCTTTCCTGAGACGGGCGAGACCAGAGACTGGGAAAGGACCACCATCACCCTCTTCCAGTTGGTGCACGCCACCTGAACAGACACAGGAACATCATTTATTAATAGAGTTATTACATCTACCCATTTTCAATAGCCTCTGGCAcgctcattttttaaatcaaacaaagtATCCTGCACATACATCTAAttgcatttgaaataaatacaattttaaagatGAATTTAAACTACCTTGAACActggaaaaatagcattttgtGGCCTGTCCACACTCACTAAAATTAGATTTTGTAATGTATAATAAAtatgggcggcacagtggccgactggttagagcgtcagcctcacagttctgaggaccggggttcaatccccggccccgcctgtgtggagtttgcatgttctccccgtgcctgcgtgggttttctccgggcactccgggttcctcccacatcacaaaaacatgcatgaattggagactctaaattgcccgtaggtgtaaatgtgagtgcaaatggttgtttgtttctatgtgccctgcgattggctggcaaccagttcagggtgcccgatgatagctgggataggctccagcacgcccgcgaccctagtgaagagaagcggctcagaaaatggatggatggataataaatatGATAATTACAATCTTTTAAGACCCCTTATAAGTTTTCACGTATTTGTGTTACTCTTATCcgtattaatggcatttccattcccgtaatttctcgtgtataatgcgctttcccccacccccaaaaaaattgtcaaaagtcaatagtgcgcattatacatgggtttaggggcaaatggaaaaaactttcacattttacaaatgccgccatctagtggttatgaaaaagctgtacactttcattccaaaatgccactgccaccttgtggttatgagaaaggtgtagactacactttcattccaatatgacaggggtacgtatgactgtatatatgtactgtTGTGCTCATGAATGTACATACCTGggaagaatttgtgaaatattgttttttttttaaatatgactgatgactgaacaaccaccatcattaatttctgtttggttatgttttgtttcatgataatgcttttctgaaatgcttgaccgttttaatcccattaaaataaaattaaatgtatttcgcctggtccttcatgtttcctttaaagaattgtacccatcttaaaaattctgcctgggtaatcaaacatatgagcacaactgtgtgttttctcattcacgaaataaaagtagggctgtgaatttcaaaataaaaccaagtaaattttaaaaaaggattaagtgttcaaaccaagtgcttaacttcagaataattctttggaaaagaaactaacaaaatacagataatacttcatgttttgatcatatgggtagaagcaaaatcatgtgtTGTAAAaaggcattatacataggtagaagagttttccagaattttgaggtcaactttgaaGGTGCGTATTATATATGgctgtgcattatacacgagaaattacggtaatttcaATGGCGAAAGTTGATTTGATATATGAGCATGGTCCTGAAACGAATTTAATACACAAGTCAAGGTATCACTATATTCTCTACCTTGGGAACGTAGCAGTAGATGATCTGGTGCGTGTCGTCGACTATCAGGTGGTCCAATTCCCTGTTTGGGATCTGCTCAAATGCACGCGTCCTTCCAGGAAAGTCCTTTCCTGAACAAACATCCACGATCCTCCGCTTCCTCGCCATCTGCTCCCGACTTCCGGCCAAATCCCAACTCTCGTCGCTTTCCTTATCCTCACTTCCCAGCTGTGGTCGGTCTCTCCCCTCTGCGCTTTTGTTCGTCGTTCCCGCCGGAGCCCACGTCGTGCTGGATATTCCCGCAAAGGATGCCAGGAGCGTGGGGGCTGCGGCGGTCTGAGGGCAACGCTCATGTTTGCGGTCCCGCAGAGGGTAGAGGTTGAAGCCGCCGACGTCGTCCCAGTAGGCGATGATGAGCAGAATCACGAACAGTGAGCCCACGATGAACACCACGTGCAGGCCGCGCCACGTTCCCATGGTTCAAGTGCAGAAGCCCCACGGGGGGGCCGAGATTGGTGCCGAAAAGAGGAAGAGTTTATCTGAGCTCCATGGCTTCGGACGTCTATCACGGAAGGAGACACTTCCTGCTCAGCAACTGCAGCTGAAACAAGCAGGAAATGTGATTTAGACTTTGGCTTCTTTACAAAATAAACTGATTGAGTCCAAGAATTGAGCGAGCAGCCTCAGTGAAACCACTGATTAGTCTTTTGAAAAAGTACActtcagttgtgtttaacttttagGTTCAatacactttttcttttctagCATGTATtaagtttttaatttaaatacattttaattgaatcactaTTTCAGTAATGTTtctattttcctatatttaagcgcagtgataatgttcaaactgtgcataatgtcatataatgttacagtgccagtcaatcgcagggcacatacaggaTACACAAACAGGCATTCACCATttaatcttcaatgaacctaacatgtatgtttttgcaaCGTGGGGGGAAGCCGGAGTAACCGAGATTTGAACCGGGCAGACGTGTTAACCGCTAGTACACCGCGCTGACTGTTGCTCTGATGTCACACTTCAAtttgaaaaaagttgaaatgtaaACTTAAAAAAAGCAAGGGTTCCTCTTGGATTTGACCCCAGGACTGCATACATTTTAAGTGAGAATCAAACCCCACAGACCAGCAAACCATTTAACACCCACAGAGGGACATTGACCAAATCAGAGACCATAAAAGTCAGTGTAGCTAGGATTTTTCCGCCCCTCCTTTTAACATTGCAGCATAAGTATAGACCTGTATAGGAACCAaaaattcaaacccagaactcagaactgtgaggcagacatgctaactacTAGACCACCATTCCACCTTCAAAACAGTCCAaccatcaaataaacaaaatttaaGTTGGGGATTACAGTAACAGATGTTAGAATCTGATTGTGTTTAGGCACACTGATGACTGTGGATTACACGAGAGCCAGACGGTCTTCCACTACAATCGGCCGGCGAACGGTCCAGGGCGTGTACATCGCCTcgcgcccaaagtcagctgggagagactCCAGCTCACGCAACCCTAAATGAGTACAAgtgctttagaaaatggatggatggaaagatgaGCTTCACTTtaacggacatttattgcagatagACGCAGTGTTGAgtcactgataaactttgccaaaaatgccAGAGGAGCTTATGTAAGTGATTTATTAACACTATCagatgtgtaatgtaatgtaacatgatttatgagtgagctgaattgtAGTTAGTGTGTTTTTGCTAATTGGGAATGCTAACCGTTCggaaaggctgattttgttgttgggTGGAGTACTCGatgaaatatctataggataattgattctaaaaatattatatCGTGACAGCCCTAGAAAAAatttgtctggcgaccagttcagggtgtaccccgcctctcgcccgaagatagctgggataggctccagcactcccgcgaccctagtgaggataaagcggtacagaaaatggatggatggatgaatctacAACCCTTtatcgtaataataataataataataacaatgtcaAACTCCACGCATGTACAAGGATGTAAAAGTAGAACACTGTCTGGTCTCACGTAATCCACAAAATTATCAATGCGGCTCTTCAAAACCAGTTTCTGACATATGTCACCGTAATTAATCTTCCTCTCTCAGCTCGGGTCTGCGTGTTCTCCCGGGCACTCCGGCCTCCTcagacattccaaaaacatgcacgatacGCATggacgtgtgaatgtgagagtgatgTGTAGATGTGTACCTAATAATGTGTCAGACGAGTGTCCTATGCAGAATTAAGGACAGAACATGCTCGCCTAATCCCCCCAGTGTGCGGTGCATCAAAACAAAGCATGATTAGAACAGTGACAGTGTTAGATAATTACACCACCCTCAACACTAGTGaggtcttttttgtcttttatcttttttttttttttttttttttataaaagggaGAGTGGAAGTGTCTCGAGGGGCTTTGGGAAGTACACTGGCCCCAGTGTGTGCCCTCAGCTGGCACGGAGATGTGAACAAACAGAGGTGAGGGGATGGATCACCTTCACTGGAGTCAGTCTAGACTCTACATTCTGGTGTCCAAATCAAGGTGTGGTGGCCAGATCAGGCccactaaaataaatacagtatgccTACGTCATGTTTCATGCTGaaaggatttgtttttgtcttttcattttggcagaaaattagcaaaattgcaatttttttttcacttttaacaGATATGACAatcccttttttccccaccatatcactttttaacatttgaacAATAGTTGTATGTGTAAATATTTGCTTGCCACATTTTTCCATgacctctgatttcaaattaCACTGGTTATTaaccttatacagtatataataacaACTAAACATGGGGGCGATATTTAATAATATGacatacatgtatgttttttacagtcataacagcccccTGAGAGAAACATAACCGTAGCTCATGACACAAATGAGTTTTAACACCCCTTAGTGGTACCACTGGTGgtacatggggggggggaaatcactgtactgttcagttgtattttacatttaaattcaatacatttgcattcaatctttatgaactttgtttttaacatttatttggtGCATTTTTTATTCACCCTTTATGagcaatatatttaaatttaccgTGATTattggttatgttttttttttttcattttccttgttgagtacagttcagttacagttgtatttaacttttaggtaCATTTGTATGTAATATTTAGAACTTTTGGTTAATAATATAATGtggcatattttttatttagctcATACCTGATGTGAAATACATTATAattgaatcattgtttaaatacattttattcccTATAATTAACCACAttgctaatgttcaaactgtgcattatGCTACAGTGGCATACGATAAAGTAAGTATACATTTAAGGTATAAAAACTGTCTCAATTTTGGTCAATAATTAGGCcttatgctactgtattttaatgtcggtCATGACGGTGGTACTTAGAGAGCCTACAGTAAGTACTTTTTTTAGGTTGTACTTGCCgtaaaaaagtttgagaaccactagtcttgaatatttttcttttctttttttttattgtatgtgAAAGCAAGAAAAATCCTCTGCTGGTGCAACTCCTGGTTCTGCTGGTAAAATAAATATGCAGAGGACCCATACAAGCAGGCCTGCTACTGGAAAGGAGGgcaaagtgttgtttttgttcccctTGCATGTGGTTGGTTTCTTTCCACTTCTAAACACTCCACGTTGACTTCATGCTTCTATTTGAAGAACATCCACTAAGTGTCACATTGCACAAACACATGCATAGTATGGAGGGAGGCGACTAAATGACTCGTTCACGGACCACGATATCCTGAATGTTGGGATTAGGGACatcttcaacaaaaaaaaacaaaaaaaaaaagcctcttttTCCAAGCTTATTTTGAGCCTACTAAACGTGCAACAATGTGGCCTTTCATGCGTAAAAACACTTTGGCGCTCTTCTTCCATCACattcagcaacagcagcagaaaaaaaaaagaaaaagaaaaagagcccATCTCCCCCCCGAGAATCCTTTCATCCAGCTCCCATTGAGATACGGAAGAAAGCCCGCTTGTGTTCCCTTCACACCGGGAGCATCCCGGCGGCTATTAAAACCACGTTTAGCTTTTCAATTTAATGTATCCCAAATGACTTTTGAAAtcattattgtattgttttttttttgttgcacttACCCGACAATTGAGCTCCATGGTGGTCGCTCGGTCCGGTCGACTGACAGCGGTGTGTGGCCGTCCTTCAGCCCGGGGAGGAGAGCGGCAAGGCGGGCGAGCTTTTGTGGGGAGGGCTGGGTGGCTGCTCGCTTGATTTGAGGCGGCGGGAGCGCCACGGGATGTGGAGCACATCTCGCGAGATTTGACACGCACGACGGTACGTTACTACCGTTACGCAGGCGTGAAACCACAAAATGATATATACGTCGGTGCATATCCAAGCTATAGCTCCATTCCTGCTTTTTATCATATTAATACAATTATTCAAATAGTAAACGTTAACCCAATAAAACGGATAAatcatggcaaaaaaataataacactaTCTTGTGTATTGTTACAGCAGTTAAGAGAAAAATTGTAATGTTTAAAGAAagtttaagaattttttttagacattttaattttaaaagaaattttaagaaaaaaatccccTAAGAAATAGGGGATATCTTAATTTTTTAAGCCATTTAATATTGATAACTCATGCACTTCAAGccttaaattgtatttttgtcttgcatctaaaaaaaatgtgatccaAGATTGGCACATGCAAAATCATGTTTAAACGTGCAGTTTGTACAattattacatgaaaaaaaatcttcaaaataaaCTGTATAAAAGAGAATGATAGGGGAAAAGATTTTGCGCAAACATAATCCATCATAATCTGCACTATAACGCcacaacaaaattaaatgtataaagTATAAGTAGGAACCAATGAATTTGCTATTAACTTGCTTGGATTGTCTTATGTATTCATACAGCACTGTTTTGAGAAATAAATAGCACAGTCAGCATGGACGCTTAaattgatttgcaaaccatttgTTTTGACTCCAAACAGAAAGTCTACCTCGCACTCTTAAGCGTACTCGCATCACCAATAAAACAGAATGGGACAAACTTGGGTGGTAACCACAATGATGGTTGGGGCCAGACTCATTCGCAGCAGTGCCCCAGGGCTCGCATAcacaaaacatgtattaataatgaagaaaaaaaaagataaaaataaaaagtggtaCAAATTAATTAAATCTGTTTGGTGGTTTAAACTGTACATGCGAGACATACAGCAGGTTGGTGGAGCAAACTCTGATCAAGACAAAATTAGGTTAAAGAAAAATAGATGAGGTACGACACAAACATACTATGACCGTTATTCACATCACAGTAATTATATAGCTAATCAATTatcattgtctgtttccattttccataaagtatcattgtttgtattttgttattttaaactgcaaaccTTTGTATACagtgcatccaaagaacactaAATTTACATCCAGTGGCAGAAATTGGCATGTGTGAAATGTGCAAccagacattttt containing:
- the LOC133477243 gene encoding carbohydrate sulfotransferase 12-like isoform X1, whose protein sequence is MGTWRGLHVVFIVGSLFVILLIIAYWDDVGGFNLYPLRDRKHERCPQTAAAPTLLASFAGISSTTWAPAGTTNKSAEGRDRPQLGSEDKESDESWDLAGSREQMARKRRIVDVCSGKDFPGRTRAFEQIPNRELDHLIVDDTHQIIYCYVPKVACTNWKRVMVVLSQSLVSPVSGKPYTDPESVPPDLVHNSSLHLTFAKFWRHYGSLSRHLMALKLQHYTKFLFVRDPFVRLISAFRNKFGRPNEDFYRQFGSVILRRYGNLSGSLPETAAEAFASGIKPTFQQFVSYLLDAETEKESFFNEHWRQVYRLCHPCQVKYDFIGRLETLETDADHLLKLLQVDHLLRFPSGARNRTAASWERDWFAQIPVSMRTELYKLYQPDFELFGYPEPDGVLHHQ
- the LOC133477243 gene encoding carbohydrate sulfotransferase 12-like isoform X2, producing MGTWRGLHVVFIVGSLFVILLIIAYWDDVGGFNLYPLRDRKHERCPQTAAAPTLLASFAGISSTTWAPAGTTNKSAEGRDRPQLGSEDKESDESWDLAGSREQMARKRRIVDVCSGKDFPGRTRAFEQIPNRELDHLIVDDTHQIIYCYVPKVACTNWKRVMVVLSQSLVSPVSGKPYTDPESVPPDLVHNSSLHLTFAKFWRHYGSLSRHLMALKLQHYTKFLFVRDPFVRLISAFRNKFGRPNEDFYRQFGSVILRRYGNLSGSLPETAAEAFASGIKPTFQQFVSYLLDAETEKESFFNEHWRQVKYDFIGRLETLETDADHLLKLLQVDHLLRFPSGARNRTAASWERDWFAQIPVSMRTELYKLYQPDFELFGYPEPDGVLHHQ